The Thermodesulfobacterium sp. TA1 sequence TAGGCGTAGTCTTAGCCAAAACCTTTTACCCTAATCTAAATACCTCTCTAATAGAAATGCTTATCTGGGGGGTTGTTTTTCTTTCTTATCTTAGTGCTTTTGGATATGTTTTACGTAATATGAACAATTTAAACCTCTTATTTCATAAAAATTTTCGAAATAAACTGATATATGAGATTTTATATCCTCTTTTTTTGTTGCTAATTTTTCCCTTCATAGAAGAAGTTTTCTGGATAGTACCTTTGCTTATGGGAATAATCTTTTTAAAAGGGGCAAAAAGTTTTGAACCAGAAAGGGAAGAGAGGTTTATTTTTTTTGATTTTATTGTTTTATTTTTAGTAATAATAACCGAGCTTATTTTACTGAAAAACCTCAAATTTTCATTGTTTCTTTTGTTAGTTTACCTCCTTTTTAAGGAAGGAATTAAAAGCCTTAGAGTTTTTAAAGAATCTTTGAAGGTTTAGTCTTCTTCTTTTTTAAACGGAAAAGGTATGATTTTTTCCTGAGTTTCTTTTTTTTCTGGTTTTTTAGGACCTCCTCCTTTTGGGCCGGGAGGTAAAAAGGGGTCTGTCAACTGAATAGGAACAGCCTGTTGGTAGAGGCTAAAAAGCGTTTTTGGTAAATCAAGGGTATACCAGATAATATGAACTCTCTGTAAGGTAATAGTAGGTATACCAAGTAAGATAGGATAAAGCCCTGTTTTATCAAACTGAACCAAAGCAGGCCATTCTACCTCAAAAAACTCCTTTTTTTCCAGAACAAACTGAAGGGATTCAAAAAAAGTATTATAACAAACCACACCTAAGAAAAGACCCGTTGGCAGTTGAAAAAGCACAGGTTGTTTGTCTATGTTTGGTTCAGCCATGTTTTTATTTTATTCTCCTTTTACTTTTTTGCAACCTTTTACAGGAGGTTTACAGTTTGAGTTGTAAAATTTTGGTTTTATGGTTACCTTAGGAATAATGATTGGTTCAAAGGAGGCTTTTATGGAAAAACAACAAATATTGGCTGAACTTACGGAAAACCCTAAAATTATAGATAGATTAATTTATCAGGCAGTTTTTGAAGATAGACAACTACTATCGGTTTTACACGAGGCGCTAAAAGATTTAGGGATCAAAGGTTATAGTATCTATCCTTTATACCAACGCTTTTCCAAAAAGTTTCTTGGTTTTACCGTGCCTGCAATTAATCTGCGTGGTATGACTTATGATGTAGCCAGAGCAATTTTTCGAACAGCTAAAAGGCTTTCAGCCGGAGCCTTTATCTTTGAGATAGCTAAGTCTGAAATAGGTTATACTAAACAACCACCATTAGAATACGCTACCGTGGTTTTAGCGGCAGCCTTTAAAGAAGGCTATCGGCTTCCGGTTTTTATTCAAGGAGACCACTTTCAACTTAACCGAAAGTCTTTTTTTGCCAACCCTGAAAAAGAAAAAAACAACCTTAAAAACCTTATTAAAGAGGCTTTATCTGCTCAGTTTTATAACATAGACATAGACGCCTCTACTTTGGTTGATTTAGAAAAAAAGGAAATTTCTGAGCAACAAAGGTATAATTACGAAGTAACCGCTGAGCTCTGTGATTTTGTAAGAGAAATCGAACCCACAGGAATTAAAGTTACCTTAGGAGGAGAAATCGGAGAAATAGGAGGTAAAAACAGCACCCCTGAAGAGCTTAGGGCCTTTATGAAAGGGCTAAAACAAACCTTAAAAAAAGAAGAAGGAATTTCCAAAATAAGTGTTCAAACAGGAACTATCCATGGTGGAGTGGTTTTACCAGACGGTAAAATCGCTGAAGTCAAACTAGATTTCAAAACCCTAAAAGAACTTTCTAAAATCGCTAGAGAAGAATTTGGACTTGCAGGTGCGGTCCAGCATGGAGCTTCTACCCTACCAGAAGATTATTTCAGCCTTTTCCCCGAAAATGAATGCGTAGAGGTCCACTTAGCCACAGCCTTTCAAAACTTTCTTTACGACCATCCTGCCCTTCCTGCTGAGTTTAGAGAAAAAATTTACCGATACCTTAAAGAAAACCTTAAACACGAATGGGAAGAAGGCCTTTCTGAATCGCAATTTATCTATAAAACCAGAAAAAAAGGGTTTGGAGCCTTTAAAAAAGATTGGTGGGACCTTGATTTAAAGGTTAAAAAACACATCTTAGAGGATATGGAGGGCTTGTTCGAAAAAATATTTTTAAAATTAAACCTTAAAAATACAGAGAGTTTAATAAAAGAGGTTTTCAATCTTTAAGTTTTATAAAGCTACCTGGTAAGACCTGGACCAAACCCTTAAACTCAAGTTCTGTGACAGCCGATAATACTTCAGCGGCAGGGAGTTCTATCTTTAACAAAAGATCCTCTAAATGGATAGGATAAGAAGAAAGTAGAGACAAAACCTTTTGCTCTTCTTCGGTAAGGTCTTTATCATTTTTATTATCTTCTGACTTAAATAAACCAAAAGTTTTTAAATCCTCTGTTATCCCTAAAAAATCTAACAATTCTTCTGGAGAAAAAACCGGCTGAGCCCCTGATTTGATAAGAAAATGGGTCCCCTCGCTTTGGATAGAAAAAATACTCCCAGGTACCGCAAAAACTTCTTTTCCTTGATGGAGAGCCCATTTAGCGGTGATAAGCGTCCCACTCTTTGGCCCTGCTTCTACCACCAATATAGCCTCTGAAAATCCACTTATAAGCCTATTTCTTAACGGAAAGTTTTCTTTCCGCGGGGGGGTTCCTAACGGAAATTCTGAAACCACCGCTCCATACCCAGAGGCAATTTTATTAAATAATGTTTGATTTTCTGGAGGGTAAACAACGTCTAACCCTGAGCCTAAAACCGCTATGGTCCTTCCTTCTACCTCTAAGCAAGTTTTGTGGGCTATGGTATCAATCCCTCTTGCAAGACCTGATATTATTACTACTCCAGCTTGGGAAAGTTTTTTAGAAAATTTATATGCCACCTCTTTTCCGTAATTAGTAGGTCTTCTTGAACCTATTACCCCAACCGAAGGCGTTATCTTTTCTAAACTACCTTTTACATAAAGAAAAATCGGAGCATAAGGTATAGCCTTAATTTTATCTGGAAATTCTTGGTCTTCTC is a genomic window containing:
- the dprA gene encoding DNA-processing protein DprA, giving the protein MKDKILWLGFYLKERNLLKAIKFFEENISLEDILAYKRYSLKEIEGLGLKELEKAQKLGIEIFFREDQEFPDKIKAIPYAPIFLYVKGSLEKITPSVGVIGSRRPTNYGKEVAYKFSKKLSQAGVVIISGLARGIDTIAHKTCLEVEGRTIAVLGSGLDVVYPPENQTLFNKIASGYGAVVSEFPLGTPPRKENFPLRNRLISGFSEAILVVEAGPKSGTLITAKWALHQGKEVFAVPGSIFSIQSEGTHFLIKSGAQPVFSPEELLDFLGITEDLKTFGLFKSEDNKNDKDLTEEEQKVLSLLSSYPIHLEDLLLKIELPAAEVLSAVTELEFKGLVQVLPGSFIKLKD
- a CDS encoding class II fructose-bisphosphate aldolase, which gives rise to MEKQQILAELTENPKIIDRLIYQAVFEDRQLLSVLHEALKDLGIKGYSIYPLYQRFSKKFLGFTVPAINLRGMTYDVARAIFRTAKRLSAGAFIFEIAKSEIGYTKQPPLEYATVVLAAAFKEGYRLPVFIQGDHFQLNRKSFFANPEKEKNNLKNLIKEALSAQFYNIDIDASTLVDLEKKEISEQQRYNYEVTAELCDFVREIEPTGIKVTLGGEIGEIGGKNSTPEELRAFMKGLKQTLKKEEGISKISVQTGTIHGGVVLPDGKIAEVKLDFKTLKELSKIAREEFGLAGAVQHGASTLPEDYFSLFPENECVEVHLATAFQNFLYDHPALPAEFREKIYRYLKENLKHEWEEGLSESQFIYKTRKKGFGAFKKDWWDLDLKVKKHILEDMEGLFEKIFLKLNLKNTESLIKEVFNL
- the pgsA gene encoding CDP-diacylglycerol--glycerol-3-phosphate 3-phosphatidyltransferase gives rise to the protein MNKKINPNLLTLMRIFFLPIPCILLFINSFLSNLIATVLLLFLSLTDYFDGLLARKYNRTSKLGALLDPIADKIFITTIYLILVKLNYFPYLPVFLLLLREIWISFLRSIFPQKMKVHLIAKFKTFFQMTLAVGVVLAKTFYPNLNTSLIEMLIWGVVFLSYLSAFGYVLRNMNNLNLLFHKNFRNKLIYEILYPLFLLLIFPFIEEVFWIVPLLMGIIFLKGAKSFEPEREERFIFFDFIVLFLVIITELILLKNLKFSLFLLLVYLLFKEGIKSLRVFKESLKV